TGTCAACTTAAGGTGAGAACTAATACTGACAAGCGTTTCACCCTCATCCCCTAACCCCTTCTCCCACCCCCCTCGTTCCCCCCTACCCCCCTCATTCCCCCCTACCCCCCTCGTTCCCCCCTACAAGAGGGGGGAGGACAGAGGATGCTTCGCTTTTTTGGCAGGGGGGAGGACTAAGGATGCTTCGCTTTTTTTGCACGGGGGGAGGACAGAGGATGCTTCGCTTTTGTTGCATAGGAGAAGGGGAACCGGAATGATTAATGATAAAAGATGTAGCTGCCTATGTCTGGAATATAACACCTTTCTTGCTCCCCTCTCCCCAGGGTGGGAGAGGGGCTGGGGGTGAGGGGCTGGGGGTGAGGGGGTTGTGGCTTAAGTTGACACCAATGGATACTATCGTGCCCCTACAAATGGTGACTTATTGAATTTAGAGACATGGTATAGTGATTCAGTCAACATCAGATTCGTGAGCCTCTTCCCAAACTTCCCAGCCTTCTTTAATCAAATAAAATACGATAATAAATCCGGCAAACGGATCAGCTTGCCAAAAGCTAAACCAGTAATTCCCCACTAACCCTAAAAGTAATGCCACCGAAAGAAAGGAACACACCAATGTTTCTTTGGCATCGGCAATCAGCGCTTTACTATTGAGTTGTTTGCCAACTTTATTTTTTTGCCATGCCAACAGGGGCATAATCATCAATGAAAGTAGAGCCAGAAGTATACCCATAAATGATGGCTCTGGAACATCTTGGTTAATTAACTTCCTCAGCGATTCAAATCCAATATACCCAGCCATTAAGAAAAATGTAATTGCCACAAACTGGGTAGCTTGTCGCTCAATTTTAGCTTCAGATTCCGGTGTTAGGTTTTGATGCTGGCTGAGACGCCAAATTAAAATACATCCTGATAAGGATTCAACAATACTATCGAGTCCAAATCCAATTAATGCAATACTATTATTAATCGCGCCTAAAAGAATAGAAACAACGGCTTCAAGGATGTTATAGCCAACCGTAAAATATTCTAAATAAAGTCCTTTTTTATAAAGCTGGCTCATTAAGAAATACCTCGGCAGGATTTGTGGGGTTAGTTGGGATTAGGGCGGGTTTCGTTGTGCAGTTTGAGGTTGGTTAATTCATTTTAACCCTAAACCCGCCCCTACATCTTTGGCGTGCGATCGCGCTGGAAAATCCGGTGGGTTTTGTTGTCCGGTTTTAGGTTAATATATCAATCTGATATCGCAGCATAAAATCCCATTTAGGGGTGGGTTTAGGACGAAAATTAACCAAGAAACCAATAACGTTTCCACAAAATCCGCCCTTCCCCACCTTGTTATTGTGTCTGAAAGAAAGCGTAAATCCTGCCCTAATTTTTGCTGAACTTAAACCTTAACCTTAGCACTCATGTCTAACATGCGCTGAATCGGTTGTAACGCCGCAATCCGAATGTGTTCAGGTAAGGTAATTTCTGGCTGACGTTGCTTCATCGCTAGATAAAGTTTTTCCAGCGTATTTAACCGCATGAACGGACATTCATTGCAGTTACAATTATTCGTGGCAGGCGCTGGAATAAAGCGCTTATCTGGCATTTGCTTTTGCATTTGGTGAATAATTCCCGGTTCTGTCGCCACAATAAACTTGGAACGGGGACTGGTTTGCGAATACTTCAACAGCGCGGTGGTTGAGCCAATATAGCTGGCGTGACGTAATACTGGAGGTTCGCATTCGGGATGAGCAATTACCTCGGCGTCAGGATGTTCAATCTGTAGCTGGACTATTCTTTTTTCTGAGAAGGTTTCGTGAACAATACAACTCCCTTGCCACAGGAGCAAATCACGACCCGTCTGCTGCATCACATAGCGTCCTAAATTCCGATCTGGGGCAAAAATAATCGGTTGATCTGGGGGAATTTGCTGGACAATATCGATGGCGTTGGAACTGGTGCAAATAATGTCGCTCATCGCCTTAATTTCGGCGGAGCAATTGATATAAGAGATGACCAAATGGTCAGGGTGTTCTGCCTTAAACTGGGCAAATGCATCCGGGGGACAACT
The DNA window shown above is from Coleofasciculus chthonoplastes PCC 7420 and carries:
- a CDS encoding cation diffusion facilitator family transporter, whose product is MSQLYKKGLYLEYFTVGYNILEAVVSILLGAINNSIALIGFGLDSIVESLSGCILIWRLSQHQNLTPESEAKIERQATQFVAITFFLMAGYIGFESLRKLINQDVPEPSFMGILLALLSLMIMPLLAWQKNKVGKQLNSKALIADAKETLVCSFLSVALLLGLVGNYWFSFWQADPFAGFIIVFYLIKEGWEVWEEAHESDVD
- the nadA gene encoding quinolinate synthase NadA — translated: MFTTVLPQTKQPFGSIPDDLFDAIDTLKRELNAVILAHYYQDPDIQDIADYIGDSLGLSRQAADTDADVIVFAGVHFMAETAKILNPNKLVLLPDLEAGCSLADSCPPDAFAQFKAEHPDHLVISYINCSAEIKAMSDIICTSSNAIDIVQQIPPDQPIIFAPDRNLGRYVMQQTGRDLLLWQGSCIVHETFSEKRIVQLQIEHPDAEVIAHPECEPPVLRHASYIGSTTALLKYSQTSPRSKFIVATEPGIIHQMQKQMPDKRFIPAPATNNCNCNECPFMRLNTLEKLYLAMKQRQPEITLPEHIRIAALQPIQRMLDMSAKVKV